From Prochlorococcus marinus XMU1419, a single genomic window includes:
- a CDS encoding ABC transporter ATP-binding protein — protein MEIKKEKILTVKDLTVKYGLKKLPIIKNFNLEINRGDHLAIVGPSGCGKTTFAKTLVNMLPEQASSQGYISISSLDPRKINNKEAQLFRRKNFGFIYQDSIKRLNPLMRVGDHLYELFKTHDQTKSSLLIKKLVKEVFQKVGIEESRLDSFPHQFSGGMRQRVSIAMALALKPKLLIADEPTTSLDTKTSFEIMKEIIQLCNEFDTTLILISHDINLAAKWCKKVAIIENGSIVEKGNIIDIFQSPKSNIGIKLVNASKIVLKSNIKNNVRDEVLLEVNNLRHWYKLNSSIFINKWNKALNEVSFKLYKNETLGIVGSSGSGKSTLCRALIGLLQVRGGEIKIYDKNHASKKNKSFTKHNNMQIIFQDPFSSLNPKMTIKNILEDIFFIQKISDKRKIEKEIKLMFRNLNLPLKNDFFNSYPSQLSGGQLQRISLARALLLKPKILICDESVNMLDASVKIEILELLRVLQEKMDLTIIFITHDLGIAKRFCSRLLVMKHGKIVDEGESSTIFAKTKNTYTKSLINSSLNLT, from the coding sequence ATGGAAATAAAAAAAGAAAAAATTCTTACTGTTAAAGATCTTACTGTTAAATATGGTTTAAAAAAGCTACCTATTATCAAAAATTTTAATCTAGAAATAAATAGAGGGGATCATTTGGCTATCGTAGGGCCCTCTGGGTGTGGAAAGACTACTTTTGCGAAAACATTGGTAAATATGTTGCCTGAACAAGCAAGTTCACAAGGTTATATATCAATTTCCTCATTAGATCCTAGAAAAATAAATAACAAAGAGGCGCAATTATTTAGAAGAAAAAATTTTGGATTTATCTATCAAGATTCTATAAAAAGGCTTAATCCACTTATGAGAGTTGGGGATCACTTATATGAATTGTTTAAAACTCATGATCAAACTAAATCATCTTTACTTATTAAAAAATTAGTAAAAGAAGTTTTTCAAAAAGTAGGAATTGAAGAAAGCAGACTTGATTCTTTCCCGCATCAATTTAGCGGTGGAATGAGACAGAGAGTTTCTATAGCAATGGCTCTTGCTTTAAAACCTAAATTATTAATAGCTGATGAACCTACAACGAGCTTAGATACCAAAACAAGTTTTGAAATTATGAAAGAAATAATTCAGTTATGCAATGAATTCGATACTACTTTAATTTTAATTAGTCACGATATTAATCTTGCAGCAAAGTGGTGCAAAAAAGTTGCAATAATTGAAAATGGATCGATTGTTGAAAAAGGAAATATAATAGATATTTTTCAATCACCAAAATCAAATATTGGGATAAAGTTAGTAAATGCTTCAAAAATAGTATTAAAATCAAATATTAAAAATAATGTTCGAGATGAGGTGCTTCTAGAGGTAAATAACTTAAGACATTGGTATAAATTAAATTCTTCAATTTTTATAAATAAATGGAATAAGGCTTTAAATGAAGTTAGTTTCAAATTATATAAGAATGAGACTCTGGGAATAGTTGGTTCTTCAGGCAGCGGTAAAAGTACATTATGTAGGGCTTTAATTGGACTTCTGCAAGTAAGAGGCGGTGAAATAAAAATTTATGATAAAAATCATGCATCGAAAAAAAATAAATCTTTTACAAAGCACAATAATATGCAAATTATTTTTCAAGATCCTTTTTCAAGTTTGAATCCGAAAATGACAATTAAAAATATTTTGGAAGATATATTTTTTATTCAAAAAATTTCAGATAAAAGAAAAATTGAAAAAGAAATAAAATTAATGTTTAGAAATTTAAATCTTCCCTTAAAGAATGACTTTTTTAATTCTTATCCTAGCCAATTATCTGGTGGTCAATTGCAAAGAATTTCATTAGCCAGGGCGCTATTGTTGAAACCAAAAATTTTGATTTGTGATGAGAGCGTTAATATGTTAGATGCTTCAGTAAAAATAGAAATTCTTGAATTACTTAGAGTCTTGCAAGAAAAAATGGATTTAACCATTATCTTTATCACACATGATTTAGGAATTGCTAAAAGATTTTGTAGTAGGTTGCTAGTTATGAAACACGGAAAGATAGTTGATGAAGGCGAAAGTTCTACAATATTCGCTAAAACTAAAAACACCTATACAAAATCTCTTATAAATTCTTCTTTAAATCTTACTTAG
- a CDS encoding RluA family pseudouridine synthase, whose translation MELDNKNSFGIGEGELIEIIYELPLPMRLDRWLVSKRPEQSRARIQHFINSGLVLVNYKTAKAKTPLKNGDNVQIWMPPPEPLVYLKPEKMDLEILFEDEHIIVINKQSGLIVHPAPGHKSGTLVNGLLFHCNDLPGINGKLRPGIVHRLDKDTSGCMVVAKSQEALVNLQKQIKEKIASREYIAVIHGAPNSDEGQIVGHIGRDKFNRLKYKVVEEASGRYACTYWKLKERLGNYSLMNFKLDTGRTHQIRVHCAHINHPIVGDPLYGRCKKLPCKLEGQALHAFKLGLIHPINGKEMIFEAELPLDFQKLLNVLKAK comes from the coding sequence ATGGAATTAGATAATAAAAATTCCTTCGGCATTGGAGAGGGTGAACTAATAGAAATTATTTATGAGCTACCTCTTCCTATGAGACTAGATAGATGGTTGGTAAGTAAAAGGCCAGAACAAAGTAGAGCAAGAATTCAACATTTTATCAATTCAGGATTAGTACTTGTAAACTATAAAACTGCGAAAGCAAAGACCCCTTTAAAAAATGGCGACAATGTTCAAATCTGGATGCCTCCTCCAGAACCTCTTGTATATTTGAAACCTGAAAAAATGGATTTAGAAATCCTTTTTGAAGACGAACACATTATAGTAATCAATAAACAATCGGGACTAATTGTTCATCCAGCCCCGGGACACAAATCAGGAACTCTAGTCAATGGATTACTTTTTCACTGTAATGATCTTCCTGGAATTAATGGGAAACTAAGACCTGGTATTGTTCACAGATTAGATAAAGATACCTCCGGATGCATGGTGGTAGCAAAAAGCCAAGAAGCATTGGTAAATCTCCAGAAACAAATAAAAGAAAAAATAGCTTCACGCGAATATATTGCAGTAATACATGGAGCACCTAATTCTGATGAAGGCCAAATAGTGGGGCACATTGGTAGAGATAAATTCAATAGATTGAAATATAAAGTAGTTGAAGAAGCTTCAGGAAGATATGCCTGCACTTATTGGAAATTAAAAGAAAGATTAGGTAATTACTCATTAATGAATTTCAAACTAGATACGGGGCGAACGCATCAAATAAGAGTTCATTGCGCTCACATTAATCATCCTATTGTGGGTGATCCTCTTTATGGAAGATGCAAAAAACTTCCATGTAAATTAGAGGGCCAAGCATTACACGCTTTTAAGCTTGGCCTTATACATCCAATCAATGGCAAAGAAATGATATTTGAAGCAGAATTACCATTAGATTTTCAAAAATTACTAAACGTTCTTAAAGCTAAGTAA
- the ylqF gene encoding ribosome biogenesis GTPase YlqF encodes MDIPKIQWYPGHIAKAEKKLSEVINKVDLVIEVRDARIPISTGHPHLNKWINNKKHILVINRSDMISPETITSWNKWFNKKDQYPHWCDAKRGIGINEICKSAKESRSSIDARRISRGMRIRPIRALTLGFPNVGKSALINRIAKKRVVDSARKAGVTRNLRWIKLDSGIDLLDAPGVIPPNLENQKSALNLALCDDIGEAAYEIESVAIEFIKIISTLNKDKNANISLKQISNRYGVDIAKGFERPSDWIDEAASKHTSGDRRRMSHKLLEDYRNQMLGKIALEVPPWN; translated from the coding sequence GTGGACATACCCAAAATTCAATGGTATCCAGGCCATATCGCAAAAGCAGAAAAAAAATTGTCTGAAGTCATCAATAAAGTAGATCTAGTTATAGAAGTTAGAGATGCGCGAATCCCAATATCAACAGGGCACCCACATTTAAATAAATGGATCAACAATAAAAAACATATTCTTGTAATTAATAGATCAGACATGATCTCTCCTGAAACAATAACTAGTTGGAATAAATGGTTTAATAAAAAAGATCAATATCCTCATTGGTGTGATGCCAAAAGAGGTATAGGTATTAATGAAATTTGTAAATCTGCAAAAGAATCTAGATCATCAATTGATGCTAGAAGGATTTCTAGAGGTATGAGAATAAGGCCAATAAGAGCCCTAACACTTGGTTTTCCAAACGTAGGTAAATCAGCATTAATAAATAGAATTGCAAAAAAAAGAGTTGTAGATAGTGCTAGGAAAGCTGGAGTGACACGTAATTTAAGATGGATAAAATTAGATAGTGGTATTGATCTACTAGATGCTCCTGGTGTTATACCTCCTAATTTAGAAAATCAAAAATCAGCACTTAATCTTGCATTATGTGACGATATTGGAGAGGCTGCTTATGAAATAGAGAGTGTCGCAATTGAATTTATCAAAATTATATCTACTCTAAACAAAGATAAAAATGCGAATATCTCATTAAAACAAATATCTAATAGATATGGAGTTGATATTGCAAAAGGCTTTGAGAGGCCTTCTGATTGGATCGATGAAGCAGCTTCAAAACATACCTCAGGAGATAGAAGAAGAATGTCTCATAAATTATTGGAAGATTATAGAAATCAAATGCTTGGTAAAATTGCTTTAGAAGTCCCACCATGGAATTAG
- a CDS encoding phosphoglycerate kinase, translated as MSKLSLSSLDKTHLEGKKVLVRVDFNVPLNESGQITDDTRIRAAIPTIEYLINNSAKVILAAHFGRPKGQVNEKMRLTPVAERLTELLGKNVALTNSCIGDEAIAKSNSLDNGDVLLLENVRFFGEEEKNDLDFAKNLASHADMYVNDAFGAAHRAHASTQGVTNYLSTSVAGFLLEKELKYLQGAIDSPKRPLAAIVGGSKVSSKIGVLDSLLDKCDKIMIGGGMIFTFYKARGLDVGKSLVEEDKLELAKNLEAKAKAKGVELLLPNDVVLANEFSPNAESKISQIDSISGNWMGLDIGPESIKVFQNALAECKTIIWNGPMGVFEFDKFAEGTNAIATTLADLSAFSEVCTIIGGGDSVAAVEKAGLAEKMSHISTGGGASLELLEGKTLPGVAALNDA; from the coding sequence ATGTCAAAATTATCTCTTTCCAGTCTTGATAAGACACATTTAGAAGGCAAGAAAGTTCTTGTGAGAGTAGATTTTAATGTTCCATTAAATGAAAGTGGCCAGATAACTGACGATACTCGCATTAGAGCAGCGATCCCAACAATTGAATATCTTATTAATAATTCTGCAAAAGTAATTTTAGCTGCTCATTTTGGAAGACCAAAGGGTCAGGTAAATGAAAAAATGAGATTAACTCCAGTAGCAGAAAGATTAACTGAATTGTTAGGGAAGAATGTCGCTCTTACTAATAGTTGTATAGGTGATGAAGCAATTGCAAAATCAAATAGTTTAGATAATGGAGATGTTCTTTTACTTGAAAATGTTCGTTTTTTTGGAGAAGAGGAAAAGAACGACTTGGATTTTGCTAAAAATTTAGCATCACATGCAGATATGTATGTAAATGATGCTTTTGGTGCTGCTCACAGAGCTCATGCTTCAACTCAGGGTGTTACAAATTATTTAAGTACCTCAGTAGCTGGATTCCTTTTAGAAAAAGAATTGAAATACTTACAAGGAGCAATAGATTCTCCAAAGCGCCCTTTGGCAGCAATAGTTGGAGGATCAAAGGTAAGTAGCAAAATAGGAGTGCTTGATTCTTTACTAGATAAGTGTGACAAAATCATGATTGGTGGAGGTATGATTTTTACTTTTTATAAAGCTAGAGGTTTAGATGTTGGGAAAAGCCTTGTAGAAGAGGATAAACTTGAGCTTGCTAAAAATTTAGAAGCAAAAGCAAAAGCAAAAGGTGTTGAATTATTATTACCCAATGATGTTGTTTTAGCTAATGAATTTTCTCCTAACGCCGAAAGTAAAATATCTCAAATTGATTCAATTAGTGGTAATTGGATGGGTCTAGATATTGGTCCAGAATCCATAAAGGTTTTTCAGAATGCTCTTGCAGAATGTAAGACAATAATTTGGAATGGTCCAATGGGAGTTTTTGAATTTGATAAATTTGCAGAAGGTACAAATGCAATAGCTACAACTCTTGCGGACTTAAGCGCCTTTTCTGAAGTTTGTACAATAATTGGAGGTGGAGATTCAGTTGCAGCAGTGGAAAAAGCAGGATTAGCTGAGAAAATGTCACATATATCTACTGGAGGTGGGGCTAGTTTGGAACTTTTGGAAGGTAAAACTTTACCTGGTGTGGCTGCTTTAAACGACGCATAG
- a CDS encoding UDP-N-acetylglucosamine--N-acetylmuramyl-(pentapeptide) pyrophosphoryl-undecaprenol N-acetylglucosamine transferase — protein MSKKNNLLVAASGTGGHIFPALAVSKELEYEWNIHWLGVHQRLDTNLIPKKYNLRTLNIRTPRKNIFLFFQYIEILMSTFQVIRILKEKKINLVFTTGGYISAPTIVASKLLKIPVIIHESNLIPGMVTKYFGFLCNYVLLGFKKTNFYLRNCKTIFTGTPLREQFYKSNLLPEWVPKGKGPLLIVMGGSQGAKAINQILYESLEFLIEKQFRIVHIIGECNQQPFHVKNSTNYIQKKFSNEMAALIQNCDLVISRSGAGTINELIETEKPSILIPYPYSKNNHQEKNAMILAESGGSVLLHQNKISKEVFEETLERIFKIKSKNGKNYYEILDLMKKNMKNYNKIKSKIEIKKFINYFLKEF, from the coding sequence ATGTCTAAAAAAAATAATTTATTAGTTGCAGCTAGTGGAACAGGAGGGCATATTTTCCCAGCTTTAGCAGTTTCTAAAGAGTTAGAATACGAATGGAATATTCATTGGCTGGGTGTTCATCAAAGACTTGATACAAATTTGATTCCTAAAAAATATAATTTGAGGACTTTGAATATAAGGACACCAAGAAAAAATATTTTTTTGTTTTTTCAATATATAGAAATTTTAATGTCAACATTCCAAGTAATTAGGATTTTAAAAGAAAAAAAAATTAACTTAGTTTTTACCACTGGGGGTTATATATCAGCTCCTACTATTGTTGCTTCAAAACTTCTTAAGATTCCTGTCATTATTCATGAATCAAATTTAATTCCAGGAATGGTCACCAAATATTTTGGCTTTTTATGTAACTATGTTCTTTTAGGATTTAAGAAAACAAATTTTTATTTAAGAAATTGTAAAACTATTTTTACTGGTACCCCTTTAAGAGAGCAATTTTATAAATCTAATCTCTTGCCAGAATGGGTGCCAAAAGGAAAAGGACCTCTTTTGATTGTTATGGGAGGTAGTCAAGGAGCAAAAGCTATAAATCAAATTCTTTATGAATCTCTAGAATTTTTAATTGAAAAACAGTTTCGAATAGTTCATATTATTGGCGAATGTAATCAACAACCTTTTCATGTAAAAAATTCTACAAATTATATCCAAAAGAAATTTTCTAATGAAATGGCAGCTTTGATTCAAAACTGTGACCTTGTAATTTCAAGATCTGGTGCAGGAACAATAAATGAACTCATAGAAACTGAAAAACCTTCAATTTTAATTCCATATCCTTATTCTAAAAACAATCACCAAGAGAAAAATGCAATGATTCTTGCCGAAAGTGGAGGCTCAGTTTTATTACATCAAAATAAAATTTCTAAAGAAGTTTTTGAAGAAACTCTTGAACGAATTTTTAAAATAAAATCAAAAAACGGGAAAAATTACTATGAAATATTAGATCTTATGAAGAAAAACATGAAAAATTATAATAAAATCAAATCTAAAATTGAGATTAAAAAATTTATTAATTACTTTTTAAAGGAATTTTGA
- a CDS encoding pyridoxal phosphate-dependent aminotransferase — translation MNKCEPHDYSTLAMQGSNLKHGGNVYAIAKKLNLLPSEIIDASASLVPFDPPQIVIDSINAEIKNLGFRYYPERNLSDLKEIIGKFHGINSDNILPGNGASELITWAGYEASKFGITCIPSPSFVDYERSLNCWNSSFINCELPKNWNNTFPQSFPIHPKGDVIWITNPHNPTGQLWEKNSLEEVVKKYKLVICDEAFLSITPNGDKESLIPLTQRFDNLLVLRSLTKIFNIPGLRLGYIIGSSKKLKQWELNRDPWPLNSFAIKAGIDLLSNKKFYKQWTKQIHSWINIEKKRVFEKLSKIENLKVHNSSTNFFLIESKASLSPNIEYLENKGILLRECTSFRFLGEKWARISLQNRKNNTLLCQEIQNSFKK, via the coding sequence ATGAACAAATGTGAACCTCATGATTACTCAACGTTAGCCATGCAAGGATCAAACTTAAAGCACGGTGGAAATGTATATGCAATTGCGAAAAAATTAAATTTATTACCCTCCGAAATTATTGATGCAAGTGCATCATTAGTACCCTTTGATCCTCCTCAAATAGTAATAGATTCAATAAATGCAGAAATTAAGAATCTTGGCTTTAGATATTACCCAGAAAGAAACTTGAGTGATCTTAAAGAAATAATCGGCAAGTTTCATGGGATAAATTCAGACAATATATTGCCTGGGAATGGAGCTTCTGAACTAATAACCTGGGCAGGTTATGAAGCATCCAAATTTGGAATAACTTGTATTCCTTCTCCATCATTTGTTGATTATGAAAGATCTTTAAATTGTTGGAATAGCAGTTTTATAAATTGCGAATTACCAAAAAACTGGAATAATACTTTTCCCCAATCATTTCCGATTCATCCAAAAGGTGATGTTATTTGGATAACAAATCCACATAACCCTACCGGCCAATTATGGGAAAAGAATTCTTTGGAGGAAGTTGTGAAAAAATATAAATTAGTTATCTGTGATGAAGCTTTCTTGTCGATAACACCTAATGGTGACAAAGAATCTTTAATACCGTTAACCCAAAGATTTGATAATTTATTAGTCTTGAGAAGCTTGACCAAAATCTTTAATATTCCTGGTCTTAGATTAGGTTACATTATTGGCTCATCGAAAAAACTTAAACAATGGGAATTAAATAGAGATCCTTGGCCTTTAAATTCATTTGCTATTAAAGCCGGAATTGATCTCCTAAGTAATAAGAAATTCTATAAACAGTGGACAAAACAGATTCACAGCTGGATAAATATTGAAAAAAAGAGAGTATTTGAAAAATTATCAAAAATAGAGAACCTTAAAGTTCATAATTCTTCAACCAACTTTTTTTTAATAGAAAGTAAAGCATCCTTGTCTCCAAATATAGAATACTTAGAAAATAAGGGAATATTGCTTAGAGAATGCACTTCATTTAGATTTCTTGGCGAAAAGTGGGCAAGAATCAGTTTGCAGAATAGGAAAAATAACACTCTTTTATGTCAAGAAATTCAAAATTCCTTTAAAAAGTAA
- a CDS encoding quinone-dependent dihydroorotate dehydrogenase — MNEQKGVFKNLYKNLVTPILKKDSGIDAEYLTNLSLNLLSFSSRKYNWPLVSHILKNLNEEFSITDQRLTQNICGINFCNPIGLAAGFDKNGNAANIWKNFGFGFAELGTVTKFAQEGNPKPRLFRLAEEEAALNRMGFNNNGAENLVKNFLEQGIEFKKNRENICLGINFGKSKITGLSQAKDDYLTSLKLLIPYCDYAAINVSSPNTEGLRKLQDPILLKELLREIKNLPNCPPLFVKIAPDLGLKDIEDICQLIIEENIDGIIATNTSIDRLGLENRKIRQTGLLLSQENGGLSGRPLQKKANQIIKHIHNIDKKIILIGVGGIDSPESAWERICSGASLIQLYTGWIYKGPQLVPDILEGIIKQLNNHQLSNIKDAIGSDLKWIE, encoded by the coding sequence ATGAATGAACAAAAGGGGGTATTTAAAAATCTTTATAAAAACTTGGTTACTCCTATACTAAAAAAAGACTCCGGAATCGATGCAGAATATTTAACTAATTTATCTCTTAATCTTCTATCATTCAGTTCAAGAAAATATAATTGGCCATTAGTTTCACATATCCTAAAAAATCTAAATGAAGAATTTTCTATAACTGACCAAAGGTTAACTCAGAACATATGTGGAATAAATTTTTGTAATCCAATTGGTTTAGCTGCGGGTTTTGACAAAAATGGAAATGCCGCAAATATATGGAAAAATTTTGGTTTTGGATTTGCTGAACTTGGTACAGTAACTAAGTTTGCTCAAGAAGGTAATCCCAAACCAAGGTTGTTTAGATTAGCAGAAGAAGAGGCGGCATTAAATAGAATGGGTTTTAATAATAATGGCGCTGAAAATCTAGTTAAAAACTTTCTTGAACAAGGTATTGAGTTTAAAAAAAACAGGGAAAATATTTGTTTAGGGATAAATTTCGGGAAGTCAAAAATTACAGGTTTATCTCAAGCAAAAGATGATTATTTAACTTCTCTAAAATTATTAATTCCATATTGTGATTACGCAGCAATAAACGTTAGTTCACCAAATACCGAAGGACTAAGAAAGTTACAAGATCCAATACTTCTAAAAGAACTTCTTAGAGAAATTAAAAACTTACCTAATTGTCCACCATTATTTGTAAAAATTGCGCCAGATTTAGGCCTTAAAGATATTGAAGATATTTGCCAATTAATAATCGAGGAAAATATCGATGGGATAATTGCAACAAACACCAGCATTGATAGATTAGGTCTTGAAAATAGAAAGATCAGGCAAACCGGACTATTACTCTCTCAAGAGAATGGAGGATTAAGTGGAAGGCCTCTCCAAAAAAAAGCAAATCAAATAATAAAACATATACATAATATTGATAAAAAGATTATTTTAATTGGCGTTGGTGGAATAGATAGTCCTGAGTCAGCTTGGGAAAGAATTTGTTCTGGAGCATCATTAATTCAACTTTATACAGGATGGATATATAAGGGTCCGCAATTAGTACCAGATATACTTGAAGGAATTATAAAGCAACTCAATAACCATCAATTATCTAATATAAAAGATGCAATTGGATCAGATTTAAAATGGATTGAATAA
- the rnhA gene encoding ribonuclease HI, with protein sequence MNIDSIAIEAATDGACSGNPGPGGWGGLIIFDDKSELEIGGSEQNTTNNRMELTAAIKTLEKLKTFKLKENFKLRTDSKYVIEGYTKWIINWKRNGWKTSSGKSVQNLDLWQKIDQLRINGLVMEYVKGHSGDKQNDRVDKIATNYSKGISLKSNSKESESSVEFFEKSAPTEIQDLFSRNELIQKFAEKKYLLSSSELTNLLGEENHLKIKQYLPFEWRNWILIPKGEKYWIIEKKNPDFL encoded by the coding sequence ATGAATATTGATAGTATTGCAATTGAAGCTGCAACAGATGGAGCCTGCAGTGGTAATCCAGGTCCAGGTGGTTGGGGTGGTCTAATAATTTTTGACGACAAAAGTGAATTAGAGATAGGGGGTTCCGAGCAAAATACAACCAATAATAGAATGGAACTCACTGCGGCTATAAAAACACTTGAGAAATTAAAAACCTTTAAATTAAAAGAAAACTTTAAATTAAGAACTGATAGTAAATATGTCATAGAAGGGTATACAAAATGGATTATTAATTGGAAGAGAAATGGATGGAAAACAAGCTCAGGAAAATCAGTTCAAAATCTTGATTTATGGCAAAAAATTGATCAATTAAGAATTAATGGTCTTGTAATGGAATATGTTAAAGGCCATAGCGGTGACAAACAAAATGATAGGGTAGATAAAATCGCGACTAACTATAGCAAAGGTATATCTCTAAAAAGTAACTCAAAAGAGTCTGAATCTTCAGTAGAATTTTTTGAAAAAAGTGCACCTACAGAAATTCAGGACTTATTTTCAAGAAATGAATTGATTCAAAAATTTGCAGAAAAAAAATACTTATTAAGTTCATCAGAACTAACTAACTTATTAGGGGAAGAGAACCACTTAAAGATAAAACAATATTTACCTTTTGAATGGCGTAATTGGATATTGATTCCTAAAGGTGAAAAATATTGGATAATAGAAAAAAAGAATCCTGATTTTTTATGA
- the rplL gene encoding 50S ribosomal protein L7/L12 has product MSAKTEEILESLKSLSLLEASELVKQIEEAFGVSAAASAGVVMAAPGAAGGDADGGAAEEKTEFDVVLESFDAAAKIKVLKVVRNATGLGLGDAKALVESAPKTVKEGIAKADAESLKKEIEEAGGKVTLK; this is encoded by the coding sequence ATGTCCGCAAAAACTGAAGAAATTCTTGAATCATTAAAATCTCTATCACTTTTAGAAGCATCTGAGCTTGTAAAGCAAATTGAAGAGGCTTTTGGTGTATCTGCTGCAGCTTCTGCAGGTGTAGTAATGGCAGCTCCAGGAGCAGCTGGCGGTGACGCAGATGGTGGCGCTGCTGAAGAAAAAACTGAATTTGATGTAGTTCTCGAAAGCTTTGATGCAGCTGCAAAAATCAAAGTACTTAAGGTTGTAAGAAATGCAACTGGTCTAGGTCTTGGCGATGCAAAAGCACTTGTTGAATCTGCACCAAAAACAGTAAAAGAAGGAATTGCTAAAGCAGATGCTGAATCTTTAAAGAAAGAGATTGAAGAAGCTGGCGGTAAAGTTACACTTAAGTAA
- the rplJ gene encoding 50S ribosomal protein L10 encodes MGRTLENKQQIVTEIKSLLNDSEMAVVLDYKGLTIKEMSDLRSRLQTTNGICKVTKNSLMRKAIDGDSNWNDLESLLTGTNAFVLIKEDVGGAVKAIQSFQKDTKKSETKGALFEGRLLSNSEIKEIASLPSKEVLMAKIAGALNGVATKIAISINEVPSGLARSLKQHSEKSES; translated from the coding sequence ATGGGCCGAACACTAGAGAATAAGCAACAAATCGTTACTGAGATTAAATCTCTATTAAACGACTCGGAAATGGCTGTAGTTCTTGACTACAAAGGTTTAACTATCAAGGAGATGTCAGATTTGCGATCTAGATTGCAAACAACTAACGGCATTTGCAAAGTTACTAAAAATTCATTAATGCGTAAAGCTATTGATGGAGATAGTAATTGGAATGATCTTGAATCTTTACTGACCGGAACAAATGCTTTTGTCTTAATAAAAGAAGATGTTGGTGGTGCTGTAAAAGCTATCCAATCTTTTCAAAAAGACACCAAAAAATCCGAAACCAAAGGAGCTTTATTTGAAGGCAGACTTCTAAGCAATTCTGAAATAAAAGAAATTGCAAGTCTTCCATCTAAAGAAGTATTGATGGCAAAAATTGCTGGCGCTCTTAATGGCGTTGCAACAAAAATTGCAATCTCTATTAATGAAGTACCTTCTGGACTTGCTAGATCACTTAAACAACATTCTGAAAAATCAGAATCTTAA
- the rplA gene encoding 50S ribosomal protein L1 — protein MKKLSKRMAALSTKIEDRIYAPLEALSIIKENANAKFDETIEAHIRLGIDPKYTDQQLRTTVALPHGTGQSIKIAVITSGENVSKAKAAGADLFGEEDLVESINKGNMEFDLLIATPDMMPKVAKLGRVLGPRGLMPNPKAGTVTNDIANAIKEFKAGKLEFRADKAGIVHVRFGKASFTKEALFDNLKTLQESIDKNKPSGAKGRYWKTFYVTSTMGPSVQVDINAVQDYQPEG, from the coding sequence ATGAAAAAACTATCCAAAAGAATGGCGGCTCTATCAACAAAGATAGAAGATCGCATTTACGCACCACTTGAAGCTCTAAGTATTATCAAGGAAAATGCTAATGCAAAATTTGATGAAACTATTGAAGCACATATACGTTTAGGTATTGATCCAAAATATACTGATCAACAATTAAGGACCACTGTTGCATTACCACATGGTACTGGCCAAAGCATCAAAATTGCAGTAATTACTAGCGGTGAGAATGTATCTAAAGCTAAGGCTGCTGGTGCAGATTTATTTGGCGAAGAAGATCTTGTGGAAAGCATCAACAAAGGAAATATGGAGTTTGATCTACTTATTGCAACTCCAGATATGATGCCAAAGGTTGCAAAATTAGGAAGAGTTTTAGGACCTAGAGGTTTAATGCCAAATCCTAAAGCTGGGACAGTAACTAATGACATTGCTAATGCAATAAAAGAATTCAAAGCTGGTAAGCTCGAATTTAGAGCAGATAAGGCTGGAATTGTTCATGTCCGCTTTGGAAAAGCAAGTTTCACAAAAGAGGCTCTTTTTGACAACTTAAAAACCTTACAAGAATCAATTGATAAAAATAAACCAAGTGGAGCTAAGGGAAGGTATTGGAAAACTTTTTATGTAACTTCAACAATGGGGCCTTCAGTTCAAGTTGATATAAATGCTGTACAAGATTACCAACCTGAAGGTTAA